The stretch of DNA GGACGAATCCATACCTCCCATTCAGAAAACCGCCGCCCGGCTCGACCAACTTCGGCGCGTTCGATGCTGGCGGCTGGGACGAATTATTTCCTACCGTAAACGCCTGCCAAATTCCAAATTCTGCTTGGGGCGACCGCAAAATCACCGACCACGGCGAACTTTGGTTTCGTCAGTGGAAAACCCTCGTTACAGGTGTCGATTCGCAATCGATCGCAACGCTGACAACTGCCGTCGATGATCGCGATTTGCCATTCCGGTTTGAGCGCACTCTGACGCTTCCCGATGGTTTGGCCCCCCTTGCTGCACGTTACTCGCTAACGAATAGGTCAACGCTACCGATGCCGATGATCTGGGCAGCGCACCCGCTATTGGCAATTGAACCTGGCGATTCATTCTGCCTGCCGGAGGGCACGCGCGTGAGCTATACCGGAACCATTGGCCTGGAACTGCCGCCGAACTTGACCGAGTTTGCATGGCCAAATTTGCCGCTTGCCACCGGCGGATCGCTGGACCTCAGCCGCGCGCCCCAACCATCCGCGCGAGTCGCGATCAAGCTGTTTGTAGAGAATGTGCAAGGAAACGCGATCGGGATCGTCAGCCGAGACCAAACCGAAGTCTTACGTTTGCATTTGGAGCAAACTCACGCGACGCACATCGGTTTATGGCTCAATTACAATGCATGGTCTGGCGCCAATACTCCACCCTATTACAACGCCGGGATCGAACCGACAAACTTTCCTCACGACGATCTAAGGATTGCCACGGAAATGCGGAGTTCAGAACTTGCTCCCGGTGCATTCTGTGACTGGGAGTTAAGCGTTTCCTTCGACGAATCAACGACCCGCCTGCCCTCCTAGAATGAGAAAGCGAGCGTAGCCAACCATAAGCTGCCTCCGCAGTGGAACGGAAGCTTAGAGTTCCAGTTCCCGAAACGCACGCAATCCAACAACCAAAGGCCAGATGGTGGAAATGAGTCCCGCGACAATCGTCAGGCTAATCCCCGTGGCAATGCCGGCCGCGCTGCCAAGGAATTGGAACAGTGCGCCGGCGTTGGCAAACTGCTCGCTTTGGGCCGCCAGATTAAGATGCACCGGCAAGGCTGTGAAAAGAATCACGATCACAATATAGACCGCGCTGATCACAAGGTTCAGTGTTCCGCCAAAGCCGGCGGCGATTTTCGACGGCGAGTGTTCGCGCAAATCGGGCATCTTCGCGCCCAGGCCCACCGCAATCGCCGACAAGCCAAGGCACAGGACGGCGCAGGCGATTTGATGTACCACGATTGTCGCCGTCGGCAGTTGCAACATCAGATCGCTGAGCAAAATCAGCAACGCGCACGGTACCAGCGACCCCACGGCGGCGAACAGATACTTTGCCCATAAGATCGTATCTCGATCGATCGGCAGCAAGCCCAAGATCCACAGTTGACGCCCTTCGAGGCTGACCATCGGAAAGATAAATCGGGTGGTAAACGTCGAAAGAATCAATCCGACGACCGCCAGATTCAAGAAACCGATCATTTGCGAATACATCTGATTGGCGGCGATGCGGTGAATGTTCAAGATATACAGGCCCAGCAAGCCGAAGAAAATCAGAAACTGCGACCACTGCGCTGGATCGCGCCGGAACAGACGAAAATCTTTGACCAGCAGCACACGCAGGTCGCGCGGCAGGAAAAAGAAGCTGTTGCCGATGACACTGTCGATCCACCATGTGGTGGTGTGGCGTTTGGCGGTCGTTTCGCCGTACAGGCGGTTATAGCTGCTGCGATACAATTTTCCCGCCAGCCAGGCGCCGAATAGATTTAAAAACAGTGCGTTCGCGACGAGAAGCGACAAGAACATCAAGCTTTGCGCCCAGGGCTGATCGGCCGACGGACTGGGCGGCGGCCAACGAGTGGCTTCGAGTAAGCCGGCGCTGAGCCACCAACTGGGCAATAAGCGTTGCTCCGTGAAGTGCAATCGCGACTGAAACTGACTCCACCAGCGCGGAGAGAGTAAATCCCCTTCATTGCTATTGATCGCCGACCAGATGAACCAAATGGCGCCGGCAACCGTCAGCAACAACGCGGCAGCCAACAAGTGTTTGCGAAACGACGCTAGGCGATGCACGATCACCAGGCACAAGATTCCACCAACCGCGGCGGGAATATGCACGAAGGCGACTACAAACGGCAATAACAGCACGAAATAATACCAGGGCGCTTCCGCGGCCACTCCATACGCCACGAGCGTCGGACTACCGAGCAGGACAAAGCCCCAACTACTGAACCACACCGCTTCTTGAAACTTGTGGGCGTAGATGCGCTGAATTCTCGCAGGGGTTGTCAACAAAAAGGTGGTTTCCGGGGAACAAAACAGCGACGAATACATAATCACGCCGGAAGAAAACACCAGCATCAACATGAGCGCCAAAAAGAAGGCATTGTAGAGCGTCTCGATCATGTTGGTCTGATAGATCTGCAGAAAGCCCAAGCCTTTGTAGAACACCAGATACAATCCAACCCAAAAAAACACGCTCAGAAATGCCACCAGCGACAGCCGCAGCCGCGCGGTGGTGAGCATGTGGCGGATGATTGCCGTCGCAATCCGCGATCGCACGAACCAGAACAGTTGTGCCTCGCGCTGCTCATTCAGCAAGACGCCGACGGGAGGAATGAAGTCGCGGTGAGGGCTCATGGTGGTTTGCCGGTGGTCCGTGGTCCGTTCTTCGTGGCCAACAGAGTTATCAACGGATCATTGACAACTGACGAGAGCGATACGTCTTACGCCGTCTCCTGTGCCGCCGCCGCTTCGGCCGATGTGGTGAGTTCCAAATACATGCGTTCCAAGCTCGTGTCTGCTTGCGCGAGTTGCTGGCGCAATTGAGCGCCCGTGCCGATAAACCGCAATCGACCGCGATCGACGATGCCGATGCGGTCGGCGATTTCCTCGGCCAGGCCGAGCGTGTGCGTCGACATGAAAATGGTCATTCCCGCGCTGGCGCGGTCGCGCAACAGGTCTTTTACCAAACGCATGCTGCGCGGATCGAGCCCGACCATCGGCTCATCGAGCACGAGCACGGCTGGATCGTGCAGCAGCGCCGCGGCAAACACCGTGCGCTGCTTCATGCCGTGCGAATAACTTTCGGTCAACTGGTCCACAAACTCAGTCAACTCGAAGTTGCGAATTTCGCGGGCAATTCGCGTGGCCGATTCTTCCCGGCCCAGGCCATACAAATCGGCGATAAATTGCAAGAACTCGCGGCCCGACAGTTTATCGTAAAGATATGGTTGGTCAGGAACGTAGCCCAGACAGCGATTCGCTTGGCGAGTTTCCTTGACAACGTCGTAACCGCAAATGCGCACGATGCCGGAACTGGGGCGCAACAGCCCGACCAGCATCTTGATCGATGTTGTTTTCCCAGCCCCATTGGGCCCGAGCAAGGCAAACAACTCGCCGCCTGGAACCATCAAAGTCAAATCATTGACTGCCGTCTTCCGCCCATAGTTCCGTTTTGCTTGGTCAAATTCGATCATACGTCAATATGAGCGAGCCTCATTCAGACTCGCGCTGGCGTTGCCTCTTCCTTCGTCCATTGACCGCGATTGTCCACCGCGCGGTGCGACGATTGCCGTTGATCCTGCTGTGGCTCTAGCCCCGATTCCGTGGCCGGAGGTTCGTTTGGCTTCTGCTCCGTTGCAGGTACTGGGGCATCCGTGGGTAACGGCGGCTGTGCATTGTCCGCGTCACCGCGGCGCTGCCATCGATCCTGGCGGTTCCACCAGCCTCCGTGCTGCCCGCGTAAACTATCGCGGTACCAACCGCGCCGGAAAGCGGGGTCGTCGCCGTGTTCCGCGCGCCAGCGATCGAACTGCTCGCGACGAAGTCGCCGGTGATCCTCGTCATCGCGCTCGGCTTGATGAGAGATATCGGACGATCTTTCGTCGCTGAGTCGGGTGAAGACCAGCCGCGATCCAAGGATGTTCACTTCCTGCTTCAGCACCGTCCCGTCGTCGCGCACCCACAATCTAGCGCGCGGCTCTCGGCTGGAAAACAACACGGAACCGGAGTCCGAGCGATAGACGACTTCATAAGTGCCGCTCACTTTCCCTTCCCATTCAAACGGCTGACGGCTCTCGACTTTGGCCTGCAGGATCTCGACGGGGCTTTTCGGCGGGCGCAGCGGACTGAATACTGGCACGGTCCATTCTTGATTTAGCCGCAAACCGGTAATCCGCGATTGCGGTGAAAGCTCATCAGCGACCAGTGCATCGCGCGGTAAATAGACTTCGTACTTCGGCGATTGCAATTGTCCCGACTCCACGGAAATCTCCAGCCGCGACGCCAGCGCTTTGCCGGTAATCACCACCGCCTCGCGCATACCGGTCACGCGCAGGGCCGATCGGAAACGAGTCAAGTGACCTAATGGATCGATCTCGAGCGAACTGAACACATCCATCTGTGTCCCTTCGACGGGTATGGCGATTGCCTCCATCAGGATGCGCGTCCAGGTTGGCGAGAACTCTTGCAAAGGAATTCGGTCGAAGTGAATCCGTCCGCGCACTTCTGTGACACCAGTACCGATGTGAACCAGTTTGCTCACGGCCCAGCCCAACGGCTTGCCGTTGAGCGTCAGATCCCAGGCGACAGGTTCGTCGTCGCCCTGGTCGTTGCCGCTACGGGAATACATCGATTGATAGTTCGGCGGATCGCCGCGCTGCAACGGCGGCACGACTTTAGCCACGACGAGCCAAGTCATCGTCGAAAGCCAGAACAACACCACAACCGAATTGAACCAGCGACTTCCCATGGCCCGTTCCTTGTTGGAAACCGTCAGTGGAGCGTTTCCGCTAGCGTTCTATCCTATCTGAAACTCGATCGCAAATCGAGTAACTCTACCCAAGGAGGACCGGTTTCATCGACTGCCGGCTCGGCTGCTATCGCAGCAGTTTTGCCTAGCCGCCGGATGTTTTCTCCGAATGAGCGGCTGACCACAGCGATCGCGCTGATCTTCAAACGGCGTCACAACGTACGGATCGACGTCGAGTGGCCTCCGATGGGCCAAATCGTCCAACCTGCACGAAACTTGTGCCTCGAGGCGAAGGTATGACATTAAACCACTGTCGGGCGCGGAAGTAACGCGAAACTAGGTGGTTTGGGCATTCCCTGTTTGACATCACGCAGGGGAGCCTTAGAATCGCGACTGGCAGGCGGCAGTATTTTCCACGATCTGCCGGGTTTAACCTAAGGAACCATTTCTCATGCGCTGTTCACTGCAAAACGCACTGCTGGCGATACTGCTTGCCGTTTTTGCTGGCGGCCTCTCCACGATTGCCGACGCCGAGGTGCCGGGCGAGAAGATTCAGCTTCAACTGAATCTTCCGAAGGGCGAAAAGCGCACATACGTCACCATCCAAGATATGAAAAACCATATCTCCGTTGGCGGGCAAAAAATCGAGATGAATACAAAATTGACTCTCGATACCGAGATTGAAGTGAAGGACATTGCCGACGGCGTCTCAACGATCAATATTATGCACCGCCGCGTCCGCATGGAGTCAACGGGCGGGCCACTGGAGATGAAGTACGATTCGGACGATGCCAAAACGGCCAACAACCTGCTGGGTCAACAGCTTGGTGGGCTGGCGGGCAAGCCGGCTGTGATGCAATTCGACACCAACGGCAAGCTGAAAGAAAGCAAGGGAGACGATCAGAAAGCGTTGTCCGATTTATTGAAGGCATCGGTCGATCAAATGTTTTCGGGGTTACCAGAAAAACCGGTTGCAATCGGCGATTCTTGGGAGCACGAATATACGATCAAGAGCGACCCCGCCCTGCCCATGAATATCGCTGCCAAATATTCATTGAAAGATGTTCGCAGTGGTGTGGCTTACATTAAAGTGGACGCGAAGATTACCAGCGCAAGTGATATCAAAGGAAGCATGCAAGGGGATGCCGAGGTCGAACAGAAAACTGGAATCACGACGAAGTCGATGGTCAAAATGGAAGCGGAAGGAAAACGAGGCGGCGCGGAGTTCACAGTC from Pirellulales bacterium encodes:
- a CDS encoding ABC transporter ATP-binding protein; translated protein: MIEFDQAKRNYGRKTAVNDLTLMVPGGELFALLGPNGAGKTTSIKMLVGLLRPSSGIVRICGYDVVKETRQANRCLGYVPDQPYLYDKLSGREFLQFIADLYGLGREESATRIAREIRNFELTEFVDQLTESYSHGMKQRTVFAAALLHDPAVLVLDEPMVGLDPRSMRLVKDLLRDRASAGMTIFMSTHTLGLAEEIADRIGIVDRGRLRFIGTGAQLRQQLAQADTSLERMYLELTTSAEAAAAQETA
- a CDS encoding DUF5107 domain-containing protein, yielding MSCRLEHTHVGSWSAIVLQNDAMCVTVVPEIGGKILSLRSLRTGREWLWTNPYLPFRKPPPGSTNFGAFDAGGWDELFPTVNACQIPNSAWGDRKITDHGELWFRQWKTLVTGVDSQSIATLTTAVDDRDLPFRFERTLTLPDGLAPLAARYSLTNRSTLPMPMIWAAHPLLAIEPGDSFCLPEGTRVSYTGTIGLELPPNLTEFAWPNLPLATGGSLDLSRAPQPSARVAIKLFVENVQGNAIGIVSRDQTEVLRLHLEQTHATHIGLWLNYNAWSGANTPPYYNAGIEPTNFPHDDLRIATEMRSSELAPGAFCDWELSVSFDESTTRLPS